AGCGCCGTTAAACAGAAACACAATCGCGTGGCGGTTCCGTTCCGGCACCCGTGACAGTACGCGCAAGATCTCCAACATGACCGCACAGCTACCACCATCATCGCTCGCTCCCGGGCTGCTGGCCACAGTATCGTAATGGCAGTTCAGCATCAATGCTCCACCATCGTTTTCTTGCCCGGCCAACCTCACGACGAGATTCTGCACGTTCCGGTAAACGCTCGTAAGCGGATTGCCCAGAAAAGCGATTGGATACGCGCCGGAAATGAGCTGATGCGATGTCTCCACTAGCTGTGCTGCGTGTGCGGTAGCTTTCACCCTTTCCACCTCGCGCCGGATATAGTCGGCAGCGCCAAGTTCGCTCGCCTCCGAACCGGTCGGCTTGGGGCCAAAATCGTTCAGAACCTGCAGATTGTCCCAGGCTCGCTCGGCGATGAAAGCGGTCGGATGGTGGCTTAGGTCGGCGGTCGTCAGTGCTTCCGGCAGGTAGGTGCACAGGTAGCTCGATGCGGTAccgcaaaacaacagcaacactaTACCCAGAATACCGTGCTGGGCTTCAAGCTGATGAAGGTTAGCTGCATCCTCGTGGGGAGGGATTGAACGGCGGGAATCATCTTCACCTTTGCCTTTCGCTTTCGACCGAACGCTACTGCCGCCGGCCATGTTCACTGTGCTACCACTACCAACCGCACTGGGGATCAACGCTTGACTGGTCTGGAATACGGGTTGCAAagcaaaaacggaacaggtttCATCTGAGGAACTTTGCGAGATAAATTTGAGGGACCGATTGCACATAAACGGTGTAGCCGTGCTATTGTAGCTTATCAGCGGGTACTACCATGCTGGTCATCGTTATCATACATACGCTTGCTTGCCGCTAGATCCCCTCCACCTGTAACTATCACTTGATCTTCTGGGCCCGTCCACTACAATGCGCGTGTTGCCTAATCGCTCGTTCCCGTGCAGCCGCGACGACCACAATTAAGCCCGTTGTTATTGTCGCTGCAAACTTCTATATCTACCGCTAGCAGTTCTCGTTTACTGCTCGATGCTCGGTAATGGTGACGGGCGTTTCAATGATGCGGCGCTGTTCTGTTTGTGTATTGGTCTAAGAATAGCGTCTACCGGGAGGTTTAGAACCGGTCCCGGACAGCTTGTTTGCTTCCTGAGTTTGAAAATGTATTCCCTGACCGGTGTCGATTTGAACTAAATAATTCCAGTTCTGCAGGATGACACAATTTCATAAATAATACACATCGGATGGCGGATGGGTATTTAATGCCAGTGCtttttagtggattgttttcgACACATTACTTACCGTTTTGATATTGGCCGGAGCGAGAGTAGATAATTCGTTTATACGTTTACATTAGTTTGTTACAAATAtctcattcattaaatttaggAACGCTAATAGTTAGGATAAAGGCGGCTGGTGAAGGACGGATCTATCCAAAaccccatccggaccaatccgccgttgcaaggactgactatccgactacgtggtaaaattaagtctagtaagtcagaaatggcaggcatcaTGACCTAGTAGATGGTCGTTACGACAAGACGAGAGAATATTTCGGATGTTGGTCGGGAGAAGCTTCGTACATCAAAAACTTCATACGAGAAGCGAAAACATTCCATTCGAATAAGTACGGCATAATGACTTCTGGAATTTTACGAATCCCTCCGCGATCAGAAATCGAAATGAATCCATCGCGCGGTCATCTTTCCCACATTTCAGCTTGCTGTACACGTTCTAAACTTAATGTAAATGTTTTCAGAAGAATACGAATGTTCTTCATTTGTTAACGTAAAAAGTTGTTTGATGGGAATTGCACATGGAATTGAAATGCGCTCACTTTTCCACACATCTAGCGGAATTGACGGCTTTGCTTCATCGATTAAGCTCACGGGTGCTTCATCGACAGTGTAGCGCCCTCTGTTGATGGGTGAAGTAACTACCGTCGAACGATCTCAACGTGGGcacgttttattttgttgatcACGAACAAAATCCTGAATAAAATTGTTGCTGCCGTATGTTTTCTGATGAACAAAAACATGTTGATCCATATTGGCCAAAGGTTTAAAGGGCTTTGAATGAGACGAATGTAGCAGCCCCGCTTAAAGTTTCTGTGAAACAACCAGCAACAAAAAGCCCGTGTAGACGTGAACCAAATGGTCCTGTATCGCACGGCAGTGAGGCAGCGGAAACAGTTCTGAACTGCAATGAGTTGAGCTAATATTTACTGTTCAAAAATACCTacttaaaacacacacacacacccgtttCATTCGGTTCTATATGATGCACTTTACTGCCGTTTATTGATAGTGGTGTGCTGTACAGTTAATCGAAACTACTCTTGTAGCTCACCTTACATTACACGTTGCCGTTATCCTGCACACTTGTTTAAAAGAACTATTGCACATGTTTACGATAACGAATCACTAGTCCCATTCCCGGCTGCCACTAGTGACTCACAAAACTTAGACTTCGTTATCgctccatttaaaaaaatggccaTCTGTGTGATGGCCAGaagttgtgtgtgtatgagcaAATAACCCTACTGATGTTACTTTTTCTAACGTTGCCTTAATCACTTGAAGTATACAACGATGGGCAAGGAATACGAGTGTTAAAATTAGCACACTGGTAGCTTTGGCACAGGAAGCACCACATATTATACAATGGCCAATACATTACAGTAAGGATTGTCTTCATGGACCAACAGGGGGTGCAatagtggtggtggtcgtcTCGGTGACAGGTGTTAAAGTTGTTTCCGGAGTTACTGTCGGTGCCGCAGTCGACGTTAATAGCATGAGCCTTGCCACATCTGCCCGGCATTGCTCTAAATCGTCAGCATTGTTATTGTTGGACACCGCTAATGCTATAACAGTGATCACGAATGCAAACAGGGCCACACTCAGGAAGGTGACCAATTTATTGTTCATTATGAGCTCTGGAACGATACGGAACGATGGAGTATGGTTGAGGCAATggcgagaaacaaaaaaaaaagaacatgttATCACAGTGGCAGATtgggtagcaaaaaaaaaacttccacgCCCAGCGGGTGAGCTTATCCACGTAACTGACAAGAAATCGTTTCAACTTACCCCCGAGATTGCGCATGATTTCACTGCATCCCATGATGAACGATTTGAAGTGATTTAGCTGTTTTCGTGTATAATATTGGGTAACACGGTTCTGGCTACAGTCCGTCCTATTCCGCACTATCTCCGCACAGCTCTCGAGCAGCGTGATGATTCCTTATGTTTCCCGGCAGAGGTTACACTTACGACTACAGTTGCACTAGCGCTAGCCCCGAACCTACAGGTGTACGGCGTGCTATCACGCGCGTTATACAAACTGATAAGACATCCCTATCTGCGTGAGGTAAGATAGGAGCGATTTCACTGATCGATCCGGTACGATGTAGTGCAGGTTAActgtaatgtaatgtttccCACATTTCTAACACACCCGGTACTATAGTTTAGAGGAGTGCGATTAGAATTTAGGCAGATAAGCGTTGCTTAACCTGTCGCCTAAATTACTACCACGCGTCCGTCATGCATCAGTCGCGCTTCGCAATGCAATGCTGTTAGATATATAGGGTGTACAGAATGCCTTGACCCGCTTCTCCAAAGTGCACTTATGTCTTGTATGAGTCATACGGTTCGTACAACAAGCCAGATACTTCGACTGATGGCGTTGAGATTGATAGAAGAAATTGGTTCCGGCGTAAAGATAAGCGCGCTCAAGTGTCTTGCCGCCGCTTAGACAAACAGCCCAATAATCAACCAACCCCGGGTTTGCTACTATCGTCGTTCAAAGCTACATGCATTGATAAACATGTGCGAAgaagataattaaaaatagtACCGAGGGTAGTTAGTGGatcaacatattttttccGTTCGTGATTTTTTCTTCCGAATGTATTGTGAGATTATTATTCCCTTTGATTTGTTGCTCTAAACAATATCTTCCTTTTGATGACCTATCGGACTCTTGTGCAAAACCCGCTAGTAGGAAAATGTGAGCTAGTAGCtgcaaaattgcattttttatgGCATTGACCAAGATAACTAAATATCTATTGCTCATATCAACACTTGCCACATCGTTTCATTCAACAAATAATGACTAAATTGTAACTGTTTCTGAAGATTTCCGTAAGTGCTCATATCATTCATccgattgttttcttttattcaaaGCGGCCATTTAGAATAGTGGAGATAAGACATTTTAGTTAGGAGATGTATCCTACTCTCCGAAGCGGGCAAGGGCATCTTATCTCAGATGTTCTCACGAAGTGGAGCTGCGCGTGTCGAGAAAACTTTTATTTGGTAAGGGTACGATGATCTGTCGTTGATATCTAAAGCCCCAGACAGATCAACTACCTGTGCATATCAGGGAATCTTCATATACTTCAAACTGCGTCTAATAAGGAGGGTGTTGCAGCTTCTAGAGTACGAGTACAGGATCAATAAGATGTTCCACATCATGAACTTTGTATGAATAGAGCCAATTGTGGTCGAATTTTCCTAACTACTGATGTTGCGTATCCAATAGCAAATTATTAGATCTAAGAGATCATTAAAATAGAAGCACGATGTCAGCCAAACAACCCAGATCTTCAAGAACCTTCGTTATCTTTGCCCATTCATAATTGAGCAGGTTGTTCTGAAATGGTCAGGTCACCACTTCGTGTCCAAGAAAGTCCGATATTGGGCTCTGTTTCTGCTGCTCTACTCTGCTGAGTCATCTTATTGTTCCGGCCTTCACCATCGACAAGAAATCTGCTCCGCCAAACAGCTCAGATACATAGCTACATTTCGTGCTTTGGAAAAGCCTCCAGGATCTCAGAAGTTTGAGGTCTCCAATTTTCGTTGCCATGGGATGATAGTTATCATGCTAATAGAACGTTCTATATCCTCCAGATCACGTCGATCCTTACCACCACGAGAGCCTCCGAAAAGCAGTTGTTTTGTTAGTCTTAAGACCAAGAATACGAAGTCGCATCTTAACAATTGTTTATGCGTAATTTATCAAACTATAAGCTTAAGATTTTCGAAACATGTTTTACTTTCAGACTTTTGGGGTAGCGAACAACTTTTACAGATTTCAGTGCTTCTACGCCGGTTAAATAGACAGAAACACCATCAAACCTCAAGGAGAACAAATATTTACGATCCATAAGATGTGAACAATTCGGGTGATTTCCGCTACATTTTCCATGCTTGGCTACATAAACATAGCATAATCATTGACGACTTCTTTCCAACATCGGTATGTCAGGTCCAAGGACCACCCAATGAAACTCCGCGCTAAAGCTCACTACGAACGTGCTTACGTACTGGAAGCGGTTTACGGAATCACCTAAATTCCAAACGCAATTGCCCACCTTAAAAGAGGTAAACAAAATTACCCCACCAAATCCACCCTTGGGGGGGGAGCGCACGCTAGAAGATTTTGTAATCATAAAACACCCAGCCCAGCCCGGTGTTCGAAATGAGGCACGATAATTGAGGAAGGGGGTTCAATTGCGCTACATCTGCCTCGAATCGGTATCTTACCCCTGTGGGATACGTTCTCAAACCGTGTTCCACCCGTTTTGCGGCCACGGCCACTTAACCCGGAAACGAAACCTAAAATCAACCTCCACTTCGGGGGGCCGACCGATACCCTACCCACCCACCATGGTTCGGATTGAATTGAGAtatctgtttgtttattgtttgtacTGGCTTAGAGCCATGCTTTGCATTAAACCTACCATCTTTGTTACATTGTTCATCTAacatttttgttctttctaTAGTTTGCATAAATAAGCGATCGTCGCGTGCAGACGATGCAGACGTACTACCCTAGTTGACCCAACCGCTGGGCCGTCCCTCGGCCAGATAGGCGAACCCTTCGCTCGACGGTTCGTATCGCCGGTCGGGCAGATCCTTGACGTACACGTCGCGATCCTTTTTGGTAAAGTTTTTGAACGCAcctagcagcagcaaaaagatGGCCAGCTTGCCCGCCATCAGCGATTTGAGCAGGAACAGCTTCACCGCGGTCAGCATGAACGGTATGACGGCGGACTGGATCAGGAACGGTAGAATGAACAGGGGCAACACATAACGCAGCATCTTCTTGCCACCGATACCACCGCCCGCTTCACGCCCTGTGGGTGAGTAGAAAACAACCTATTATCTGCAACCAACCTCCTTTGGAATTCTGCACTTACCAGTGTTTAACATGTCACGCACGATGTCCTGATTTAGCTTAACCTTCACGATGTTGTTCGGTTCATCGATGGTCATGTTCAGTACCGGCGGGAACGTGTACTCCTTCGCCCGGTCGGTGGGCTTTTTCGTCCTGGATCGCACCACCTCTTCCGCTTCGTCGCGCTTTTCCCCCGCAATGCGTCCTTCGACCTCCTCCAGAA
The Anopheles moucheti chromosome 2, idAnoMoucSN_F20_07, whole genome shotgun sequence genome window above contains:
- the LOC128297684 gene encoding uncharacterized protein LOC128297684, which codes for MGCSEIMRNLGELIMNNKLVTFLSVALFAFVITVIALAVSNNNNADDLEQCRADVARLMLLTSTAAPTVTPETTLTPVTETTTTTIAPPVGP